In Terriglobus aquaticus, the genomic window GCACGCGGTACACCGTCGTTTTCGACACGCGCGTGCTGCGGTGAATCTGCTCCAGCGACATGGGCTGTCCTTCGCTCTGCAGCAGTTCCAGAATGTCGAGCGCCTTGCTCAACACCGGAATCAGGTACAACCGCTTCGTGCTCTTCGCCAAGTCTCCGCACCTGTGGCGGGCTGGTAGGAAACAAAACGCCCGGTTTCGCTATTGAAACACGGGCGTGCAGGGTTTGGGCATTCGGCGGTATAGCGCTCTACGCGTAGCTGCCACCCGATGCCTGGTTGCGCGCGCCACGCTCGGCGCTGATGCGCTCCACATATCCGCTGGTACGCAGCTCCTGCAGCGGCTCTACAGGCAGGCTTCGCGCCTTACGCCACGCGCGCAGCATCGGACGTACATCCGTCCAGAAGGCGCTGCGGAAAAGCTCTTCTGCCTCCACCAGCCGGCACTCATCTTGCAACGCGGTAAGCGCTTCCTGATCGACCAGTGCGGCGCGCGCAAACAGCTCCTGCGCGGTCACGACGGACTGCACCATCGCTTCCATCTTGCCCTTCAGGTTATGGCTCTGGTCGATCATGTAGGCGATGTTGTCCGTCGTCTCGCCTGGCGTGCTCACAATCTCGTGGAAGATGCGGAACAGCTGATACGGGTCGATCGATCCCAGCGTCAGGTCGTCGTCGGCGTACTTCCGATCATTGAAGTGGAAGCCGCCCAGCGACTCCGTGTGCAGCAGCCACGCCACGATCTGCTCAATGTTGGTGCCCTGGTAGTGGTGGCCGGTGTCCACCAGCACTTTCGCACGCGGCCCGGCCACGCGCGCCAAGTGCAGCGCCATGCCCCAGTCAGCAATGTCTGTGTGGTAGAAGGCGGGCTCGAACGGCTTGTACTCC contains:
- a CDS encoding TIM barrel protein — protein: MSTSIASTSDLQHQQERIFAALDGFRIEVPSWGFANTGTRFGKFVQAGAATSIAEKFADAGEVNRLTGAAPTVALHVLWDLPNGTADVETIRGLEAEYGVKAGSINPNLFQSQEYKFGSIANPDAGVRKAALDHLLESVEIGKALGSRDVSLWIADGSNYPGSQSIRRRIEWMEEVLKATHDAMNETQRMLVEYKPFEPAFYHTDIADWGMALHLARVAGPRAKVLVDTGHHYQGTNIEQIVAWLLHTESLGGFHFNDRKYADDDLTLGSIDPYQLFRIFHEIVSTPGETTDNIAYMIDQSHNLKGKMEAMVQSVVTAQELFARAALVDQEALTALQDECRLVEAEELFRSAFWTDVRPMLRAWRKARSLPVEPLQELRTSGYVERISAERGARNQASGGSYA